Sequence from the Paenibacillus riograndensis SBR5 genome:
GGCCGTTACGGACTTTACCGGGGAGAGGAACCGCTGGACAAGCATACCCATGTCATCTTTCATTTTACCGACGGCACGGAGCTGCGGTACACGGATGTGCGCCAGTTCGGCACCATGCATCTGTTCCAGCCGGGAGAGGACCTGCTGCTGCCGCCGCTGAAGAAGCTGGGGGAGGAGCCGCTGGCACCTTCTTTTACACCGGAACGGTTCAAGGAAATTGTCTCGGGAAAAAGCACCAAAATCAAACCGTTGCTGCTCAATCAGGAATATGTCGTCGGCATCGGCAATATTTATGTAGATGAAGCGCTGCACCGTGCCCGCATTCATCCGGAGACAGGTGCCAAAGCGCTTACAAGCAGTCAGCTGGATCTCTTGCATCATGCAATTGTTGCAACCTTGACAGAGGCTGTAAATGCAGGAGGCTCCT
This genomic interval carries:
- the mutM gene encoding DNA-formamidopyrimidine glycosylase; the encoded protein is MPELPEVETVKRTLNALITGKQIQNVTVRLPRIIQRPDDIQAFANMLAGHTVVQVERRGKFLRFVLDGLVMVSHLRMEGRYGLYRGEEPLDKHTHVIFHFTDGTELRYTDVRQFGTMHLFQPGEDLLLPPLKKLGEEPLAPSFTPERFKEIVSGKSTKIKPLLLNQEYVVGIGNIYVDEALHRARIHPETGAKALTSSQLDLLHHAIVATLTEAVNAGGSSVKSYVNGQGESGSYQHQLLIYGRKDQPCASCGTLIEKTVVGGRGTHYCPSCQPQAGISK